The Vibrio echinoideorum genome includes a region encoding these proteins:
- the xerC gene encoding tyrosine recombinase XerC — MSLEPKTPLPNSLQTPLSRFYEYLRSEKGLSLHTQRNYKQQLETMAGHLVTLGLKDWGQVDAAWVRQLASKGMREGMKASSIATRLSSLRSFFDFLVLRGEMTANPAKGVSAPRKQRPLPKNLDVDEVGQLLDVNEDDPLSIRDRAMMEVMYGAGLRLAELVGINLRDVLARQGEIRVIGKGDKERKAPFSGLAKEWVDKWLKVRGDLASPGENALFVSKLGTRISHRSVQKRMEEWGKKQSVASHISPHKLRHSFATHVLESSQNLRAVQELLGHENISTTQIYTHLDFQHLAQAYDQAHPRARKKNKD, encoded by the coding sequence ATGAGCCTAGAGCCCAAAACACCTCTTCCTAATAGCCTTCAAACACCACTTTCTCGCTTCTATGAATATCTCCGAAGCGAGAAGGGACTCAGCCTACACACCCAACGTAATTACAAACAACAACTTGAAACCATGGCCGGTCATCTAGTCACGCTAGGATTGAAAGACTGGGGTCAAGTCGATGCGGCGTGGGTCAGACAACTTGCCAGCAAAGGCATGCGTGAGGGAATGAAGGCGAGCAGTATTGCAACGCGCTTATCTTCACTGCGCAGTTTCTTTGATTTCCTTGTGTTGCGTGGCGAAATGACCGCCAATCCAGCCAAAGGTGTCTCTGCACCTCGTAAACAGCGTCCTTTGCCTAAAAACCTCGATGTCGATGAAGTGGGTCAATTGCTCGATGTGAATGAGGATGACCCATTGTCGATTCGTGACCGAGCGATGATGGAGGTTATGTACGGTGCTGGTTTGCGACTGGCCGAACTGGTCGGTATCAACCTGAGAGATGTGTTGGCTCGGCAAGGCGAAATTCGAGTGATTGGTAAAGGCGATAAAGAACGCAAAGCCCCGTTTTCTGGTTTGGCCAAAGAGTGGGTTGATAAGTGGTTAAAAGTGCGAGGTGACTTAGCTTCACCAGGTGAAAACGCTCTGTTTGTCTCTAAGCTAGGAACCCGTATATCACATCGCAGCGTGCAAAAGCGCATGGAAGAGTGGGGTAAGAAGCAATCTGTTGCGAGCCATATAAGCCCACATAAACTTCGCCACTCATTTGCTACACATGTCCTAGAGTCGAGCCAAAATCTGAGAGCTGTCCAAGAATTACTTGGGCATGAAAACATCTCAACCACCCAAATTTACACCCACTTGGACTTTCAACACTTAGCACAAGCTTACGATCAAGCTCACCCAAGAGCACGTAAGAAGAATAAAGATTAG
- the yigB gene encoding 5-amino-6-(5-phospho-D-ribitylamino)uracil phosphatase YigB → MRIYRGLKPIKAMTFDLDDTLYDNWPVIMKVEKEMAQWLYQKHPVSASLSLEEWQDVKQQVASENPDLKHDVTVWRETQIRCGLLRLGYSQNQAELAAREGINHALWLRNQVDVPQETHRVMAELSQRIPLVAITNGNVDPHQIGLGQYFQLILKAGPDGKAKPHPDMFDKAQQYLECDAENILHVGDHLRTDVYGAKRNGFQACWFNDIGSNLYLSSKASVLPDVEIDQLSDLMRLI, encoded by the coding sequence ATGCGAATTTATCGAGGGTTAAAGCCCATCAAAGCCATGACCTTTGACTTGGATGACACCTTGTATGACAACTGGCCTGTGATTATGAAGGTAGAGAAAGAGATGGCGCAGTGGCTTTACCAAAAGCACCCTGTGTCGGCATCTTTATCGCTAGAAGAGTGGCAAGACGTTAAACAACAAGTCGCCTCTGAAAATCCAGATTTGAAGCATGATGTCACCGTCTGGCGTGAAACCCAGATTAGATGTGGCTTGCTACGGTTAGGGTATTCTCAGAACCAAGCTGAACTCGCTGCTCGTGAAGGAATAAATCATGCGCTATGGCTGCGTAACCAAGTTGACGTTCCTCAAGAAACGCATCGAGTGATGGCTGAGCTTAGCCAGCGTATTCCGCTAGTTGCTATTACTAATGGTAACGTGGACCCTCATCAAATTGGCTTAGGCCAGTACTTTCAGTTAATCCTAAAAGCCGGCCCTGACGGCAAGGCAAAACCTCACCCTGATATGTTTGATAAAGCTCAACAGTACTTAGAATGCGATGCTGAGAACATTCTTCATGTTGGCGACCATCTCAGAACTGACGTCTATGGTGCCAAGCGAAATGGCTTCCAAGCCTGCTGGTTTAATGACATTGGTTCCAATTTATACCTATCTTCGAAGGCAAGTGTGTTACCTGATGTTGAAATAGACCAACTTAGCGATCTTATGCGACTAATTTAA
- a CDS encoding bifunctional diguanylate cyclase/phosphodiesterase — protein MQTFTFLANTEELFKSQFDQREWCDNKQYLIQLFSAQSSDVARGIASIALKRLNSVTLIGQSARHVICDNCLESACTLIIISEFNETRLSTAVQPFSGSPNHDSQALAAQLDLSQDTKTVISLCDQVDGRDYPIYSAFENLPYALPVAGGLCHENEFGRWVMHNEKIYQHACVAVALTNPKLKVWSDAYSEWNPIGMKLRVTSAKGNRLYALNDKPAIEVFKHYLADGKDLPFSQLMSFPLYRELGRKKGISTPLRINDDGSIEFDSPWHIGEEAQFCYNHPSLTAEKVRHGAEMLAMHQPESVIIYNCVSRLEFIDSKLELKPFEGIVNTCGAYCMGELYRNEDRQDILHHSLTYIAMRESDEIDEFRCDDFNCGSTVSPLLNLVRNAVADLDSMNTQMEKKLHQQTRRLTESYRIDSRTGLPNRIVLKERLNTILTTEHLLTLKLTNFHQVNEKYGYQVGDQLLLDLSNHFIDRLQPRFIKESPTKVELFSIGVGEWAIIFNANIGNEQIEQRFVEFADDIEHINFEPYGLADIDYLSVSLCGGFASRCDFLSDNGDEILLKAIEARRYGVRNNTHITNAKDIQVSEEDRKEQLGWLSCVSRAILDQNIITYSQPIVASGTHEKIGQECLVRIMEADGSIVPPGKFLPIIADTHLYTRLSRHMIKNTIGYMADKQDSFSINLSPQDLLSDKTLEILETAIGRMKDPTRLGLEVLESEQIKDYGRMIEVCDHFRSLGARIIVDDFGSGYSNIDEIIKLEPQIIKLDGSLIRNIDKDEKQRNIASQLVRLCQVFNAKTVAEFVHNQQVCEIAEQMGVDYLQGYYFGEPKRLF, from the coding sequence ATGCAAACATTTACATTTCTCGCAAATACTGAGGAGTTATTTAAATCTCAATTTGATCAGCGAGAGTGGTGTGACAACAAGCAATATCTTATCCAACTCTTTTCCGCTCAATCTTCTGATGTAGCCCGTGGAATCGCGAGTATCGCCCTTAAGCGTTTAAACAGTGTGACACTAATTGGCCAAAGTGCTCGTCATGTTATCTGTGATAATTGCCTTGAGAGCGCATGTACTTTAATCATTATCAGTGAGTTTAATGAAACACGGTTGTCCACTGCCGTTCAGCCTTTTTCGGGCAGCCCCAATCATGACAGCCAAGCGTTGGCTGCCCAGTTAGACCTATCTCAAGATACTAAAACCGTGATCAGCTTGTGCGATCAGGTTGACGGTCGTGATTACCCAATCTATAGCGCCTTTGAAAATCTACCTTACGCCTTGCCTGTTGCTGGTGGGTTGTGTCATGAGAATGAATTTGGCCGCTGGGTGATGCACAACGAAAAGATCTATCAGCACGCTTGTGTCGCCGTCGCTTTGACCAACCCTAAATTAAAAGTTTGGTCAGATGCTTATTCTGAGTGGAACCCGATTGGGATGAAGCTAAGAGTTACTAGCGCCAAGGGGAATCGCTTATATGCGCTGAATGATAAGCCGGCTATCGAAGTATTCAAACATTACCTTGCCGATGGAAAGGACCTTCCCTTTAGTCAATTGATGAGCTTTCCGCTCTATCGAGAACTTGGCAGAAAGAAGGGGATCTCGACACCACTGCGTATCAATGATGATGGCAGTATCGAGTTTGATAGCCCTTGGCATATCGGAGAAGAAGCGCAGTTTTGTTATAACCACCCGTCTTTGACTGCGGAAAAAGTTCGTCATGGTGCTGAGATGCTTGCTATGCATCAGCCTGAATCAGTGATTATTTATAACTGCGTATCTCGACTCGAGTTTATCGACAGTAAACTTGAGCTGAAGCCATTTGAAGGGATCGTGAACACGTGTGGTGCATACTGCATGGGTGAGTTATACCGAAATGAAGACCGCCAAGACATCCTCCATCATAGCTTGACTTATATTGCTATGAGAGAGTCTGACGAGATTGATGAGTTTCGCTGTGACGACTTTAATTGTGGTTCAACGGTATCACCACTGCTTAATCTTGTGAGAAACGCTGTTGCTGATTTGGATAGCATGAATACGCAGATGGAGAAAAAGCTCCATCAACAAACTCGGCGTTTGACAGAGAGCTACCGAATTGACTCTCGTACCGGTTTACCTAATCGAATTGTATTGAAGGAACGTCTCAATACCATACTGACAACAGAACATTTGCTGACGTTAAAACTAACAAACTTCCATCAAGTGAATGAGAAATATGGTTACCAAGTGGGAGATCAACTATTACTCGATCTTTCTAACCACTTTATCGACCGGCTACAACCTCGTTTCATTAAGGAATCACCCACTAAAGTTGAACTCTTTAGTATTGGTGTGGGTGAGTGGGCCATTATTTTTAATGCGAATATTGGTAACGAACAAATCGAGCAACGATTTGTTGAGTTTGCAGATGACATTGAACACATCAATTTTGAACCCTATGGACTTGCGGATATTGATTACCTCTCGGTTTCCTTGTGCGGTGGTTTTGCTAGTCGCTGTGATTTCTTATCAGACAATGGTGACGAGATATTGCTTAAAGCCATTGAAGCGCGACGTTATGGAGTTCGTAACAATACTCATATTACTAACGCCAAAGATATTCAGGTCAGTGAAGAGGATCGCAAAGAACAACTGGGTTGGTTGAGTTGTGTAAGCCGAGCAATCTTAGATCAAAACATCATCACCTACTCGCAGCCGATTGTGGCGTCAGGGACACATGAGAAAATTGGGCAAGAGTGCTTAGTGCGAATTATGGAAGCTGATGGCTCCATTGTCCCGCCAGGAAAGTTTTTACCCATTATTGCGGATACCCATTTATATACTCGCCTAAGTCGACACATGATTAAGAACACCATCGGTTATATGGCTGACAAGCAAGATTCTTTTTCTATCAACCTTTCACCTCAAGACTTACTCAGCGACAAAACGCTCGAAATTTTAGAAACGGCGATTGGTAGAATGAAGGATCCGACTCGTCTTGGTTTAGAGGTTTTAGAATCTGAGCAGATTAAAGATTACGGTCGAATGATTGAGGTGTGTGATCATTTCCGTTCATTAGGAGCGAGAATCATTGTCGATGATTTTGGCTCTGGCTATTCCAACATTGATGAAATCATTAAGCTTGAGCCGCAGATTATTAAGTTAGACGGCAGTTTGATTCGCAACATCGATAAAGATGAAAAGCAGAGAAACATTGCCTCTCAACTGGTTCGTTTATGCCAGGTGTTTAATGCGAAAACGGTCGCTGAATTTGTCCATAATCAACAGGTTTGTGAGATAGCAGAACAGATGGGTGTCGACTACCTGCAAGGTTATTACTTTGGTGAGCCTAAGCGATTGTTTTAA
- a CDS encoding bifunctional diguanylate cyclase/phosphodiesterase — protein MQSTSLLIQDIEQTQHELDKIDFHKHESLLIQVFSSFEKGSVLAACQVIQSTFPNAKLIGCSANHYISQGVILHQGLYLIVTRFDTTSYTCGVVEYSDQPLLDSRTMWEQLECNAETQSIICFADRLQINNRALFAAFEQSRYSLPIGGGASTITDSGRWVMLNGVCYENAYVMVALHNSKLLITRGYYTEWNPIGRTFRVTGAQDNLLTELDGMPVRDLYNRYLADGLEVPFEQLHNFPLMVGDPKEQNIHLPLSVTKYGEIEFSGQFQVGDEVRFCYDHPSLTLEQIRLGVQQIASHKPEQLFIYNCTSRLDFIDGNQEVEVFQKLADTYGVYCMGELHQEDGQQRILHHSLTYLAIREGEGKAVLPLDTQPATNISPLFSLIRNALLDVDDMNNSMASKIQQQATALTASYRIDRRTGLPNRSVLREVLSKMSFDSHLLTLKVTTFGQINEKYGYRVGDKLLHDLSEYLQKALLKFFDESCQLYSIGIGEWAVVFDSWASQEHIHQRFSEFADQTEHVNFEPMGLPDIDYLSVSVCAGVASRRDFPTTSIDDLLLKAIEARRSAVSQNKHLVSAKALIQLEKHRQEQLGWLSCVSRAVLNQNIVACSQPIVSAHSHQVESYECLVRIEEDGQLIAPGKFLPIIEGTHLYTRLSRQMITRTFDFMSQRTDSFSINLAPQDFSNEKTILHLEQAIKKISHPQRIGLEVLETEQIQDYGRLIEVCNHFRDLGVNIIVDDFGSGYSNIDEILKLEPQVIKLDGSLIRNIDKDKKQRKIAQQLVSLCQILNAKTVAEFVHNEQVCRIAEDMGVDYLQGYYFGEPKRLF, from the coding sequence ATGCAGTCGACCTCTCTCCTGATACAAGACATAGAACAAACCCAACATGAATTGGACAAGATAGATTTTCATAAACATGAAAGTCTGCTGATTCAGGTGTTCTCTTCTTTCGAGAAAGGTTCGGTTTTGGCTGCCTGCCAAGTGATTCAATCGACTTTCCCTAATGCCAAACTCATTGGTTGTAGTGCGAACCACTACATCAGCCAGGGTGTCATCCTACATCAAGGCCTTTATCTTATTGTCACTCGCTTTGACACGACGTCTTACACTTGTGGTGTTGTGGAATACAGTGATCAACCACTACTTGATAGTCGAACGATGTGGGAGCAACTGGAGTGCAATGCCGAAACTCAAAGCATCATCTGCTTTGCCGATCGTTTGCAAATAAATAACCGAGCCTTGTTCGCAGCGTTTGAGCAATCGAGATACTCATTACCCATTGGTGGCGGTGCCTCTACCATTACTGATAGTGGACGATGGGTGATGCTAAACGGTGTCTGTTATGAAAATGCTTATGTGATGGTGGCGCTGCATAACTCAAAGCTTCTCATTACTAGAGGTTATTACACTGAGTGGAACCCAATAGGTCGTACCTTTCGGGTCACGGGTGCTCAAGATAATCTGTTAACTGAACTGGATGGAATGCCGGTTCGTGATCTTTATAATCGTTACCTTGCTGATGGTCTTGAGGTTCCTTTCGAACAGCTGCACAACTTCCCTTTAATGGTCGGCGATCCAAAAGAACAAAACATTCACCTACCACTCAGTGTCACGAAATACGGAGAGATAGAATTCAGTGGTCAGTTTCAGGTGGGTGATGAGGTCAGGTTTTGTTATGACCATCCTTCACTTACCTTAGAGCAGATTAGGCTTGGCGTTCAACAGATCGCTTCTCATAAGCCAGAGCAGCTTTTTATCTATAATTGTACTTCTCGTCTCGACTTTATTGATGGCAACCAAGAGGTGGAGGTTTTCCAAAAGCTGGCGGACACTTATGGTGTTTACTGTATGGGCGAGCTACATCAAGAGGATGGTCAACAACGAATTTTACATCATAGCTTAACTTACCTCGCGATAAGAGAAGGTGAAGGTAAGGCTGTACTGCCATTAGACACACAACCGGCGACAAATATCTCCCCTCTGTTTTCACTGATCCGAAATGCACTGCTTGATGTCGACGACATGAACAACAGCATGGCCAGTAAGATTCAGCAACAAGCGACCGCATTGACGGCAAGCTACCGAATTGATCGCCGGACTGGTTTACCCAATCGAAGTGTGTTGCGTGAAGTACTGTCAAAAATGAGTTTTGATAGCCATTTGTTAACGCTGAAGGTCACCACCTTTGGTCAAATCAATGAGAAGTATGGTTATCGAGTCGGTGACAAGCTTTTGCATGACTTGAGTGAATACCTTCAAAAAGCACTGTTGAAGTTCTTTGATGAGAGTTGCCAGCTTTATAGTATTGGTATTGGCGAGTGGGCCGTGGTTTTCGACAGTTGGGCTAGCCAAGAACACATTCATCAACGTTTCTCTGAATTTGCAGATCAAACCGAACATGTGAATTTTGAGCCTATGGGATTACCTGATATCGATTATCTTTCGGTTTCAGTCTGCGCAGGTGTCGCGAGTCGTCGCGATTTCCCTACGACCTCCATTGATGATTTATTACTGAAAGCGATTGAAGCTCGACGCAGCGCGGTGAGTCAAAATAAACATCTGGTGAGTGCTAAGGCGTTAATCCAATTAGAGAAGCATCGCCAAGAACAACTCGGTTGGCTATCGTGTGTCAGCCGCGCGGTGCTCAACCAAAATATTGTTGCTTGCTCGCAACCCATTGTATCGGCGCATAGTCATCAAGTAGAAAGCTACGAGTGCTTGGTTCGAATCGAAGAAGATGGCCAGCTGATCGCACCGGGTAAGTTCTTACCTATTATTGAGGGTACTCACCTCTATACGCGTTTAAGTCGCCAAATGATAACGCGCACCTTTGATTTCATGAGCCAGAGAACGGACTCGTTCTCAATTAACTTAGCGCCACAAGATTTCAGCAATGAGAAAACCATTTTACACCTTGAGCAAGCCATCAAGAAAATCAGTCACCCACAACGTATTGGTTTAGAGGTGTTGGAAACCGAGCAAATCCAGGATTACGGTCGCTTGATCGAGGTGTGTAATCACTTTCGCGATCTTGGGGTGAATATTATTGTGGATGACTTTGGTTCTGGTTATTCGAACATCGATGAAATATTGAAACTGGAGCCACAAGTGATAAAGCTTGATGGCAGTTTAATTCGCAATATAGATAAAGATAAGAAGCAAAGGAAGATAGCCCAGCAACTCGTCAGTCTGTGTCAGATCTTAAATGCTAAGACGGTGGCGGAATTTGTACACAATGAACAAGTGTGTCGAATTGCAGAGGATATGGGGGTGGATTACTTGCAAGGTTACTATTTTGGGGAACCTAAGCGTTTATTTTGA
- a CDS encoding tRNA-uridine aminocarboxypropyltransferase, with protein sequence MGNQQACSSCGFTHQCICHLIPSIESQTDLVLLTHENELSRDTNTGKLLQQSLQQCQSFVWQRKTPPAELMALLEDKTRQPFLLFPSDTSIECQQAVMTKAMSRKPLFIILDGTWQEAKKMLNKSIWLQSIPQVHLNITSESSYTLRRNQDSGHLCTCEVGVELLKALGEDEQAQQIDGYFQHYLKVFQADKCGHSLKEI encoded by the coding sequence ATGGGTAATCAACAAGCTTGCTCCAGTTGTGGGTTCACTCACCAATGCATTTGCCATTTGATACCGAGTATTGAGAGCCAAACCGATCTCGTGCTACTCACTCATGAGAATGAACTGTCGCGAGACACCAACACCGGAAAGCTGCTTCAACAATCTCTTCAACAATGTCAGTCCTTCGTTTGGCAACGAAAAACACCACCAGCTGAGCTAATGGCACTACTTGAAGATAAAACACGACAGCCTTTTCTATTGTTTCCAAGTGATACAAGTATCGAATGCCAGCAAGCTGTGATGACTAAAGCCATGAGTCGAAAGCCGCTATTCATTATTTTGGATGGGACATGGCAGGAAGCGAAGAAAATGCTCAACAAGAGTATTTGGTTACAATCGATTCCACAGGTTCACCTCAACATTACCAGTGAATCCTCGTACACTCTGCGCCGCAACCAAGACAGTGGTCACTTGTGTACCTGTGAGGTTGGCGTTGAACTGCTCAAGGCATTAGGTGAAGACGAGCAAGCGCAACAGATTGATGGCTACTTCCAACACTATTTAAAAGTATTCCAAGCCGATAAGTGTGGTCACTCACTCAAAGAGATTTAG
- a CDS encoding COG3650 family protein encodes MKVMKNPVTWLAAFALQGCVTAPDTPQQPELPPATLDEPLSIQPQTFIMRGQVVVGHESRTFTPCGSQQQYWLDLSPELALEAQGLSTRPYQALYGELIGHLTVPSQTGYNADFTARFVVDQVNILTSENPDRCGQPLRSTRVFGNEPFWSATFDKDQLKYAQMGEEPLHLNIESSRTTTSRRDYHLEGKTAQGELNLKKETCSDGMSDSIYGWEAKLNLNDNNYSGCATVSNQDPTLNWSGLYFASSTQNTGFSINLELNDDHSAVTTYSYSNGDPSIVEQGFWQQLSQNQVQVVMTRHQQQYLISERIFTLDDGKLIAKKEKVGNVVYPIANGGLVLFEAKNAQAQVNTTANVDLTAKQVNSSDQLDQKVDQAIREYFKINNSSPDDTKYRWLTYDLNGDGKEELFAQLDWCGSGGCTLLIFENHQDNWRFNSRVTLVKGDIRLGKSQNHGWQDLIFNVSGGGATPAKHTLSYSGVSYPLNPSVAPIADDADISDVVLFADGISPVKSGVKL; translated from the coding sequence ATGAAGGTAATGAAAAACCCAGTGACATGGCTAGCCGCGTTTGCTTTGCAAGGTTGTGTTACGGCACCAGATACGCCACAACAACCCGAATTACCACCAGCAACCTTGGATGAGCCTCTTAGCATTCAACCACAAACCTTCATCATGCGTGGTCAGGTAGTGGTTGGCCACGAAAGCCGAACCTTCACGCCTTGCGGTAGCCAACAACAATACTGGTTAGACTTATCACCAGAGCTAGCGCTAGAAGCTCAAGGGTTATCAACCAGACCTTACCAAGCTTTATACGGTGAGCTGATTGGTCATCTCACCGTACCAAGTCAAACGGGTTACAATGCAGACTTCACGGCACGTTTCGTGGTTGACCAAGTAAATATTCTAACCTCAGAGAACCCTGATCGCTGCGGCCAACCATTGCGTTCAACGAGAGTATTCGGCAATGAACCATTCTGGTCAGCAACCTTCGATAAAGACCAACTCAAATACGCTCAGATGGGCGAAGAGCCACTACACCTCAATATAGAATCAAGCCGTACCACAACAAGCCGTCGTGATTACCATTTAGAAGGCAAAACAGCACAAGGCGAACTCAACCTCAAGAAAGAGACCTGCAGCGATGGCATGAGCGACTCTATCTACGGGTGGGAAGCCAAACTCAACCTTAATGACAACAACTACAGTGGCTGTGCGACGGTATCTAATCAAGATCCAACACTGAACTGGAGTGGGCTGTACTTCGCAAGTTCAACGCAGAACACTGGGTTCTCTATCAACCTTGAACTCAACGATGACCACAGCGCTGTGACCACTTACTCGTACAGCAATGGTGACCCTTCGATTGTTGAACAAGGCTTCTGGCAACAGCTAAGTCAAAACCAGGTGCAGGTTGTGATGACTCGCCATCAACAACAGTATTTAATCTCAGAGCGCATCTTCACACTCGATGACGGCAAGCTGATCGCTAAAAAAGAAAAAGTGGGCAACGTTGTCTACCCGATTGCCAATGGCGGTCTGGTGCTATTCGAAGCTAAGAATGCACAAGCGCAAGTAAACACCACCGCTAACGTTGATCTAACCGCAAAGCAGGTGAACTCCAGCGATCAACTTGATCAAAAAGTCGACCAAGCGATCCGTGAGTATTTTAAGATCAACAACAGCTCACCTGATGATACCAAGTACCGCTGGTTAACCTACGACTTAAATGGCGATGGTAAGGAAGAACTGTTTGCCCAGCTCGATTGGTGTGGCTCTGGTGGCTGTACACTGCTTATTTTTGAAAATCATCAAGATAACTGGCGCTTCAATAGTCGAGTGACATTGGTTAAGGGCGACATACGCTTAGGTAAATCACAAAACCACGGTTGGCAAGATCTGATCTTCAATGTCAGCGGCGGCGGTGCAACACCTGCCAAGCACACTTTGTCTTATTCTGGTGTTAGCTACCCGCTCAACCCAAGCGTAGCTCCAATTGCAGATGATGCTGATATCAGCGATGTGGTTTTGTTTGCTGATGGTATCTCACCAGTAAAAAGCGGAGTTAAGTTATAA
- a CDS encoding EVE domain-containing protein translates to MAYWLFKTEPDTFSIQTLRVQKTSCWEGVRNYQARNIMRDDVKLGDLVMIYHSSCKKVGVAGIARITREAYPDHFQFDPESDYYDAKSSPDNPRWIMVDVEFVRVTERLIPLATLKAMPELAEMPLVKRGNRLSIMPVTEQEWQAILSKETLGSR, encoded by the coding sequence ATGGCATATTGGTTATTTAAAACAGAACCCGACACCTTTTCTATTCAGACTCTGAGAGTGCAGAAAACCTCTTGTTGGGAGGGTGTACGCAATTATCAAGCTCGAAATATAATGCGTGATGACGTCAAGCTTGGAGACCTAGTGATGATATACCATTCATCGTGTAAAAAAGTGGGCGTCGCGGGGATCGCTAGAATAACCAGAGAAGCCTATCCGGATCATTTTCAATTTGATCCAGAGAGCGATTATTACGATGCCAAATCTTCGCCAGATAACCCACGTTGGATAATGGTGGATGTTGAGTTCGTGCGAGTCACAGAGCGATTGATCCCCTTAGCAACGTTGAAAGCTATGCCTGAGTTAGCTGAAATGCCGCTAGTTAAACGGGGCAATCGATTATCGATCATGCCGGTTACAGAGCAAGAGTGGCAGGCGATCTTGAGCAAAGAAACACTAGGCTCTCGTTAA
- a CDS encoding Cof-type HAD-IIB family hydrolase, with amino-acid sequence MTIPALKDSVKIVASDLDGTLLAPNHQLSDFTKQTLTKLHGQGYTFIFATGRHHVDVAGIRKQTGIPAYMITSNGASVHDQDDNLMYAKNLPVDLVQSVVDVLKQDPEIFIHIYMNDEWLLNREDETMKNFHDQTGFTYRLYDVDNAPTEGIAKIFCTHPNKEHEHLVPFEDKLNALFGEKLNVAFSTPWCLEVMAAEVSKGDALQAVAQSIDLELENCIAFGDGMNDVELLSMAGKGLVMGTSHEKVLKALPNNEVIGSNADDAVAHYLEKHLL; translated from the coding sequence ATGACTATTCCTGCACTAAAAGATTCCGTGAAAATTGTTGCCTCCGACTTAGATGGTACGCTTTTGGCTCCCAACCATCAGTTAAGCGATTTTACCAAGCAAACACTCACGAAGTTACACGGACAAGGTTATACCTTTATCTTCGCAACAGGTCGTCACCATGTTGATGTTGCCGGTATTCGCAAACAAACTGGCATTCCGGCTTACATGATTACCTCGAACGGTGCAAGTGTGCATGACCAAGACGACAACTTGATGTATGCCAAAAACCTTCCAGTCGATCTTGTGCAAAGCGTTGTTGATGTTCTCAAACAAGATCCCGAGATTTTTATTCATATCTACATGAACGACGAATGGTTGCTAAATCGTGAAGACGAAACCATGAAAAATTTCCACGATCAAACCGGTTTCACTTACAGATTGTATGATGTCGACAATGCGCCGACCGAAGGCATTGCTAAAATCTTCTGTACTCATCCAAATAAGGAACATGAACACCTCGTTCCATTTGAAGATAAACTCAATGCATTGTTTGGCGAAAAGCTAAATGTCGCGTTCTCAACACCTTGGTGTCTAGAAGTGATGGCTGCAGAAGTGTCTAAAGGCGATGCGCTACAAGCCGTGGCACAGTCCATCGACCTAGAACTTGAGAACTGCATTGCCTTTGGTGATGGCATGAACGATGTCGAATTACTTTCAATGGCCGGCAAAGGTTTAGTAATGGGTACATCACATGAGAAGGTTCTTAAAGCTCTGCCAAATAATGAAGTGATTGGCAGCAACGCCGACGATGCGGTAGCACACTACTTAGAAAAGCACCTGCTTTAA